A window of the Fusarium poae strain DAOMC 252244 chromosome 3, whole genome shotgun sequence genome harbors these coding sequences:
- a CDS encoding hypothetical protein (TransMembrane:2 (o423-441i462-484o)): MALTQDQEREIYLAYKDIFNKNYSQLRRLKGVQQRINDTRNQPIVQTSIGKYGKNEVVKTIRVLLEAKVFESEKIAGMRFSKGEPSPPPTLDPLDLGQKGVTFTNLDLLLGTSPDPVETREPLKIEREEDIQASQVCGVSSAGVDERLSSTSHLHEQELETLQNTTTLVSPITGKGNFTNMAALKGSRLGSTLLPIVNPPFKTQHLILKRMQTILEHVCFNFAKDNMPEILINKRWDCPEAGELDIWVIQFKKRLGELERRACSKGIEVSLGPLLNSISNIRHLAVHRRLIHANHLALLSSHAVVFCTLLDTSDAGALSTLQTVRDSVEIHLSALSDLKHDIGKKLDNALEEMAARREELDALEQKIIQEAHDKLESHQTIAWNKVDRLLPYRYNEPYPLNMPKPSSVGGVQTMLSLWSRSRLFLGHAFYSISVVVQLLKQHIAGYFHTIRQSNIIRYASRVFRLILFISILIPLLASVAYLSLGAWDLIRVSQTKKASA; encoded by the coding sequence ATGGCTCTTACACAAGACCAAGAAAGAGAAATATACTTGGCCTACAAggacatcttcaacaagaatTACTCACAGCTTCGAAGGCTCAAAGGTGTTCAGCAGCGCATCAATGACACACGAAACCAGCCCATCGTACAGACTTCGATCGGGAAGTACGGAAAAAACGAGGTTGTGAAGACTATTCGTGTGCTGCTGGAGGCCAAAGTTTTTGAATCCGAGAAAATCGCCGGAATGCGATTTTCCAAAGGAGAACCATCGCCGCCTCCGACTCTTGATCCCTTGGACTTGGGACAGAAGGGCGTCACCTTCACCAATCTCGATCTCTTACTAGGTACATCGCCAGATCCTGTAGAAACACGAGAGCCTCTTAAGAttgagagagaagaagatatCCAAGCATCGCAGGTCTGCGGCGTGTCTTCAGCTGGGGTTGACGAGAGGCTCTCGTCGACGTCGCATCTGCACGAACAGGAATTGGAGACACTCCAAAACACTACAACGCTGGTATCACCCATCACTGGCAAAGGAAACTTCACAAACATGGCTGCCTTGAAAGGAAGCCGCTTAGGCTCGACGCTATTGCCAATTGTGAATCCACCCTTCAAAACACAGCACCTTATCCTCAAACGGATGCAAACCATCTTGGAGCATGTATGCTTCAACTTCGCCAAGGATAATATGCCCGAGATTTTAATCAACAAACGATGGGACTGCCCTGAAGCGGGCGAATTGGATATTTGGGTGATACAATTTAAAAAGAGGTTGGGCGAGCTGGAACGTCGTGCTTGCTCGAAAGGTATAGAAGTCTCTCTGGGGCCTCTTTTGAATTCAATCTCAAATATCCGTCACCTCGCTGTTCATCGCCGGTTGATTCATGCCAACCATCTCGCATTGTTGTCGAGCCACGCTGTTGTGTTCTGTACTCTCCTTGATACCTCAGACGCGGGTGCTCTAAGTACACTTCAGACGGTTCGAGACTCTGTCGAGATTCACCTTTCGGCACTTTCTGATCTGAAACATGACATTGGAAAAAAACTTGACAACGCTCTCGAAGAGATGGCTGCACGTCGAGAGGAACTAGATGCTCTTGAGCAGAAGATTATCCAGGAAGCGCATGACAAGCTCGAAAGCCACCAGACCATCGCCTGGAACAAGGTGGACCGGTTGCTTCCCTACAGATACAACGAACCCTACCCCTTGAATATGCCCAAGCCATCATCGGTTGGGGGAGTACAAACGATGCTATCCCTGTGGTCTAGATCTCGCCTCTTTCTTGGCCATGCCTTCTACTCTATTTCTGTCGTTGTGCAGCTCCTCAAACAACATATCGCAGGCTACTTTCATACGATCAGGCAAAGCAACATCATCCGTTATGCCTCGAGAGTATTTCGTTTGATCCTGTTTATTTCCATTCTCATCCCCCTGCTCGCTTCTGTAGCTTATCTCAGTCTTGGTGCTTGGGACTTGATACGTGTGTCGCAAACCAAGAAAGCATCCGCGTAA
- a CDS encoding hypothetical protein (BUSCO:38635at5125): MSYTTLAQQGLAAAEARNWDEAIDKLTTALETSKNPQWLIARSKALIHHKKFHEALNDANLAWHSAYDRSKRPLLVEAHYRRAVAYFRLGQYANADACCVYAMRLIKNLPAIEKEDPAKAKCDENGFYKVALKDAQEESAIDEINRNKGPSLQQAEPANWKDWRIASTLRMQILFAMEKLPEDDPARKLTTSVKPELKELAGLADLGITDNKTPSTTQTTAKPAVVDDSPPRIQEFQNSDTMSVSIFSKKVNKDKLQVVFKDEFVSLDSVVWPDGSERCLSFHTWGPINTDTSTCRVTPNKVELTLKKKSPGMWKQLKKDEDNNTTSSSAPNEETEKLKLLKEARKKAMDAADASDEATPTVQKDETTIIGDKGKGKASSKHPASTKTEKKNWDNIGDDIDSDEEKDVNVFFKKLFKGATPEQQRAMMKSFTESNGTSLSTDWDDVKDRKVETVPPEGVEAKKW; this comes from the exons ATGTCTTATACCACATTGGCCCAGCAGGGTCTCGCCGCCGCCGAAGCCCGCAACTGGGACGAAGCGATCGATAAGCTCACAACCGCTCTCGAAACCTCCAAGAACCCCCAGTGGCTCATAGCTCGATCGAAAGCCCTCATTCACCATAAAAAGTTCCATGAGGCACTTAACGACGCCAACCTCGCTTGGCACTCAGCGTATGACCGTAGCAAGCGACCGCTGCTCGTTGAAGCCCACTATCGACGTGCTGTCGCCTACTTCCGTCTTGGACAATATGCCAACGCCGATGCATGCTGCGTTTACGCCATGCGTCTAATCAAAAATCTTCCTGCTATCGAAAAAGAAGACCCAGCCAAGGCCAAATGTGACGAGAATGGTTTCTACAAGGTAGCCTTGAAAGATGCACAAGAAGAGTCGGCGATAGATGAAATAAACAGGAACAAGGGCCCCTCACTCCAACAAGCGGAGCCAGCTAATTGGAAAGACTGGCGTATAGCCAGCACTTTGCGTATGCAAATCCTATTTGCTATGGAGAAACTTCCCGAGGATGACCCTGCCCGCAAGCTCACCACAAGTGTCAAGCCTGAGTTAAAAGAGTTGGCAGGTTTGGCGGATTTGGGAATAACCGACAACAAAACCCCTTCTACTACTCAAACTACTGCTAAGCCCGCCGTGGTCGATGATTCTCCTCCGCGAATTCAGGAATTCCAGAACAGTGACACCATGTCAGTGTCCATTTTCTCCAAGAAAGTTAACAAAGACAAACTTCAAGTTGTATTCAAGGACGAGTTTGTTTCTCTTGATTCTGTCGTTTGGCCCGATGGCTCCGAGAGATGCCTAAGCTTCCACACATGGGGTCCTATCAATACCGATACTTCCACATGCAGGGTCACTCCCAACAAGGTTGAGCTTACActcaaaaagaaaagtcCTGGCATGTGGAAGCAGCTGAAGAAGGATGAGGACAACAATACAACATCCTCCAGCGCTCCCAATGAGGAAACCGA GAagctcaagcttctcaaagAAGCTCGCAAGAAAGCCATGGATGCCGCTGATGCCTCAGACGAGGCGACTCCTACCGTTCAGAAGGATGAAACAACCATTATCGGTGacaagggaaagggaaaggcCTCCTCCAAACATCCTGCGTCTACCAAGAccgaaaagaagaactgggaCAATATTGGCGACGATATTGACTCCGACGAAGAGAAGGATGTCAACgtcttcttcaagaagctttTCAAGGGTGCTACTCCTGAGCAACAgcgagccatgatgaagagttTCACTGAGAGCAACGGTACCAGTCTCAGCACTGATTGGGATGATGTCAAAGACCGAAAGGTCGAGACCGTCCCACCCGAGGgtgttgaagccaagaaGTGGTAA